DNA from Quercus lobata isolate SW786 chromosome 1, ValleyOak3.0 Primary Assembly, whole genome shotgun sequence:
TGAATGTCAACATTTGAGggattttctttatatatgaaCTTTTCAAGAGATCCATTTGGCACAAACTCATAAATGAGAGCTCTTTTAGATTCTTCAAAGCAAAAACCCATAAGAGTGACAATGTTAACATGGGAGGTCCTACTAATGCTTGCAACTTCGTTAAGGAATTCCTCTCCATTGCCTTTTGATTCTTTCAAAACTTTCACAGCCACAAAACAACCATCTTGTAACTTTCCTTTATATACATCACCATAGCCACCTTGGCCTAATTTATCTTTAAAGGAGTTAGTAATTTTCTTTATATCTGAATATTTGTATCTTCTAATACCAAGTGGTCCATGGCTCCCTAAAAAGGCTTTTACGTTCTGATACGTCGGATTTTCTTTattccaaattttattaaatgagAGCTTTCCCAAGAAGTAGCAGATTATGACCACTAGAACACCAATTCCAGATAATGAAGTGACTGTAATCAAAGAATAGAGATATTACAAAGTTATGTGGTGCATGAAATAAAGCCACTCTAATTATCAGTTAGAGAATCTCTTGAACCATTTTAAATTTGCATTCTTTTATGGTGACACCAGactaattaaaatgaataagaaaaatgtaagtACGACCTGGCATGAACTGTAAAAGATTATCTATTTTAGGTCAACAAATACGCATAATTGAAGTTGAAAAGTAAGgacgtcttttttttttttttttttcctcctgatAAGTGAAAAATGAGGACAAGTCTTAGATTTCTTATAATGAATTCTGTACATACAATACAAGCAGCATCATttagaatgataaaaaaaaagggggcaaATAGAGCCATGATAAAAAACTGCTAGCAGtaatttgaaaactgaaaagttatCACTGCATGAGATATAAAATTAGTGCCGTAAAGATTTGATAATTAGTTATACACATACCCAGTCAAGGCTGTCAAGGAGAAAATCGTGATAGCTTGTAACCTTAGATgtgttgaaaagaaaaacacgtCACATTTTAAAGAAGGAATGATTTAAATTCAGTACGCTGTCCAAGCACACAAGTGATTATAAATTGCTTCAAGAATATATGATTGAAGAGGCTTCTTACCTAATGTTATCACTATTGCCCTTTTGTTAAACCCTGTACCTATAGTAAGATTCAAACAAAAATTGTGTTAGTTAAGGTTAAACAGTGAAGATCAAAATAAAGTTAAAGCTTTGAAGTCCTAACAGCCTTACACAAGCATTATTAAAACCAGCTTCTATGTATCTTATATGGTTTTGATTGCAACGaagttaaattatttaaaactttttgctttgatactatgttaaattactgattgtctCAAAAGCGTTAGTTATTaggatatgataaatttaattatttaaccacacAATTCTAACAAGATTctagaggaaaaagaaaacaaagagacagaaacAAAAGCCATCTTAGGATTCCCAATCACTAGCCGAAACTAAAATTACCTATCAAGAATCTTTTGTCCATTTGGCTGGGGAGtcagaaaagtgggaggatagaaaatggggaagagatggaaaagtgggagaatataaaagattttaatttccctcttttgtgtttggttgggagtgaaaaagtgaagggatagaaaaagtgagtttatacaaatttactcatatgccattgttaaaaaatgatgcccaattaaaacaaaaaaaatggcaaaaaaaagagagaaagagacaatcaccgaatttattataaaaaaaaatgcccaagtaaaaaaaaaacacttctaGATaagcaaaaaagagaaaaaaaaagaaaaagaaagaaaagaagaaccACTTGCCCACGGCTAGgaaagcataaaaaaaagaaaaagaaaaaaggaaagtggCAAACAGCATGTCCATGTCGAgtaggttaaaaaaaagaaaatagtagtTTAGAGCCTGTTTGGCCAACAAAATTTGgtcactcaattttcatcactcatcactcaatttttcacatccgtttgccttcatcactcagttttcatcactcactatttttcacactattgaGAGGGCCCACGCCTGTCACggtgcagttttttttttttcccactagcagcttcttttttttttttcctcctaggttggctgttcggtttgggttttttttttttttttttttttttttttttttttcactaagtttggtgagtctaggtactaaagaaaaaaaaaaaaaaaaacgaacaGCCAAtgccaacccagaaaaaaaaaaaaaaaaaaatccaaaactgaagatcgaataagtgaaaaaaaaaaaaaagtcaaaaggtggtcaaaagttgcggctgtgagtccctcatgtgtgtttatttatggaaatgccattgagttataaGTGATGGAAAGAAAGTTATGGAAAtagagttatcgtttggccaaacaacatttttgctatgggtcccaccatttttgagttatgagttatgaaaactgagaattgagttacgGAAACAGTTAAACCAAACAGACtcttagggcctgtttgggtaaggaattttcgtcactcaatttctatcactcaattttcatcactcatcactcatcactcataactcatcactcatcactcatcactcaatttttcacatccgtttgccttcatcactcagttttcatcactcactatttttcacactatttggagGGCCCACACTTGTCACggtacagtgtttttttttttttttcactagcagcttctttttttttttttttttttccctcctgggttggctgttcggtctgggtttttttttttttttttttttttttttttttttttttcactaagtttggtgagtctaggtacttaaaaaaaaaaaaaaaaaaagccaacgccaacaaaaaaaaaaaaagccaacgccaaccagaaaaaaaaaaaaaagccaacgccaacccagaaaagaaaaagaaaaagggaaaaaaaaaaaaaaaacagccaacgtcaacctagaaaaaaaaaaaaaaaagtcaaaaggtggtcaaaagttgcggctgtgggtccctcatgtgtgtttatttacggaaatgtcattgagttatgagttatggaaactgaaaacagccttttgttgttttcagtttccataactcataactcaaaaatcagagaattgagtgatggaaacagagttatggaaacagagttatcgtttggccaaacaacctttttgttatggatcccaccatttttgagttatgagttatggaaactgagaattgagttatcaaaaaactcaatccaaacggcccCTTAGTCACTCACGACAACTATTTTCCTCCTATTTTCTCTCAAAACACATAAGCCCCAccaattttcaacattttattcTCTTCAACCAAACTCTCCTAAAATCAGTTTTTTCTCTAGTTTTCTCTCATCTATTGTTGGGGTTCATGTGAATCATGATCTGTGAATCGGGAGATACCTTCATTTTATTTCTACGGCTAGAGAATCTACTGAGGGGAGTTTCCCACTCCCTTTCTCAATTGACCAGCAGTAGAAAAACTTTggataatgtaaaaaaaaaaaaaaaaaaaaaaaaactcaaaagtgcAGTGGCATTACGCGTGTTTCTCATAATTAATCAAAAGATACTGTATGGTCCACCAACTTTAGAAAAGTCTATAGTGATCTTatgtgggaaaaaaattgtagaaaccCGTTTAAATTAAAGAGGAAAGCATTTGGCCAATGCAAAAGCATTCTTGCCGAGTTTTCCACATTCAAAGGTTCCACGATGAAAGGCTGGACAATTGGGAGGTATATCCCTTCTTCTTCAGCCGAGTGAAGCACATGATCAAAACATTGAGAGTATACATAGTTGTATTTGAATAGGGTCCAATTGGTGTGGTGATTTGAAAAGAGCAGTCAAATTGTTTAAGGACTTGCATTTGTCGGAATGCAACAGATTCTGGGATTCTGTCTCCTAATTAGTATGGTATCAATCTAAGAGATGCTTTCAACCTTGTACAGTATTCGCTCCACTACAGTTGGATCTTTGGAGTTGTCCTAGTTTCTCCCACAACAATTATGCAAGATGTACAAACTGTTTTCTAGACGTGAACTACggtaattttttaagtatttacGGACCACCACATATCCTTGGGATGGAGTGCGGGGTAAGGGTTAAGGCTTGAGTCTTtcagagggagtttcacacacatatatatatatatatatatatacttaaattaagttagactagaatttctatcttttatttaaaaaaaagtatattctTAGAAATAAGACCTTATTTCAAATGCAAATTCTAATTAGtcttttatacttttattttgagAGAAATCCTTGAATCtcaaatcaaatattaataatgTAAAGTAATTTATCCAAACAATGTTTTTTGAATTCCCGTCAACTTTAAAATcctcaaattcaaatccaaccTAAAGTTGTCGCTCTAGAAATTAAAAGCGAATCATGCCATGAAAATAGTAGCATAACATGCATAGGAATATCCACAACCCAGATACAAAAAACTTATATGCATTATCATGTACGTAAATATGAGCGTGCATCCATATATTTTTGGGTTATTCGAATTTACGTACCTTTCTTTGCACTGGCACAATTAAATTCTTCTCCTCCAGAATTCTGACATTGACCTCCTCTGTTATAACAACTGATACAATCACGAGACACATGCACTTCGAGGTTGAAATCAGCGGTTAAGAGTGCGTACAGGTCAGCATCAGCAGGTGAAGTCCCACTTTTTGGGAGCTGAATAATTGAACATTCAGGTGGAAAACTGGGAGAAGTATGGTTTGAGTGACTATAGTAGATATTATAGTCATTGCAGCtcgtatttttaaaatttctagggGTAGTGAGATTGAGAGTGTGTTTGCATTTAAACAGAGTCTGATTGGGAGTGGTGACTTCAAAAGAGACAAAGGGAGAGTTGGGAAAGGTCAAAGTGGATAACAATTTGCATCTACGGAGATTCAAGTGCTCCTGAAGCACTTGGTCCTTGACACGTATGGTGGCGTAACTGGTGTTAGACTGAGAGATGTTTAGGACATTATATGATTTTCCATCTCTCCCTAGTTGGATCAATGGAGTTGTTTCATCACAATCTACTGGGAATAAACCGCAATATGAGTTTATGCTATTGGTAAATGGGAAGCCGATACTGCCGAATTTTCCACAAtgaaaaaatggacaatttggGTGATTCCAATTCCCTTCTTCGGCCGAGTGAACCAAAAGGTgtgaaagaacaaagaaaacaaacagataGACCAAAGCCATCCCAAAACTCTCAACTCAGCCTTTATCCGACTTCTTCCACTACGCTTATAGTTGGCTTGCAAGAGATactcaaaaaagtgaaaagctTAAGGAAACAGACAAGAAACCAAGTGGGAATACTCCTCTCTTTCACTGAATTATCCTTTAGAATTGGTCCGCAAAATATCTCATGGGTGTTTCATCCTAGCTTCCCCGTGGACAGTAGAGAATCTAAGAAAGACTTGATACTACTTTGAGTCTTCGCTCTTGGACTTTCCTAGAAGACTTTTTGTGCAAAGTTTGCAGCTTGCTTGAAACGTCAAGATAGTggtagaaaaaaagaaactcttATCCACCAAGAAACCGAGTAGTGGAGGAGCACCATATTTTTCCATTTGGAGGACCAAGTGGATTTTTGTTTCTGCTTTATATTTCATGATTTGATATTCTGGTCTAAATGGCTAATTGTTAGGTATAAGTTTGTGAGTAAAGTCTCGAATAATAATGACTAGAATAAGTGCTTGATATAacatcactacaacaaaatgtattttcagtgacgaaaaaattcgtcactaaaagtccagtttttcgtcactaaggacctttagtgacgaaattggacttttagtgacgaaactcatttcgtcactgtagccccgtcactaaaagtcctggtgacgaaaaatttcgtcactaaaagtccgatttgatttttttttttaaaaacttttagtgacgaaaacgtttcgtcactaaatgttttcctcactaaaaacacCATTCAGTGAcaaaaatatttcgtcactaaaaacactttagtttactaaatcatatttagtgacgaataatttcgtcactaaaactatgtttgggtacatatagtgacgaaaaaattcgtcactaaaactttttttaagaaaatctaggcacatatagtgacgaaaattttcgtcactaaaaccatttcttacaaaattttgctatatttagtgacgaaaattttgtcactaaaacaattttttgttgctatatttgtgacgaaaaaattcgtcactaaaacttattttctgtttatatttttttcatggctttgatattaacctgtaacctgtctttacatttttaaaacctcacatttgaataacacatttatttcaacaacacattcataaaaaaagatccatacattccacaaataaaaaataaaacaagtatccaattcaaactccttccatacaatTATTGTTTGCAATACATACAATAACTCTACCTAAACCCTATTTTAGAACTAACAGAagatgtcctcatatgtcttcaagtaatACCAAAGGTAAATCCcctaaaagccaccaataagaaatctgtacaaatataaaaacaatacttcgttaaaatcgtaaagtaaaaacattaactatgttataaaaaacatttctaacaatgctataagaaacatttctaacaatgcattaagaGCAACCACagcaataaattaaaatcacaactcctaatgtataagttgtagaaagcaaataaagtactaaccaaaAAGAAAGCACTAACCTAAAGTACTAACCATAAAGTACTAACCAAAAAGCAAATAGTTTAACACTATGTAGAGAGTGTTAATTTTTTCCATAACACTGAAAACAATTagttacttatatatatatatatatatatatattttttttttttttgagtggaTATTACATACTATTAATATAAGCTTTACATGTATCACTTTTAGACTTtaattttcaaggaaataaagaaattaaaaaaaaaaaatgctaaagtgAGAATAAAGAAATTACAGCAAGCAACTTTTAGATTCTTCCAATGCCGCTACACTTTACCCCAATTTAGCACTCTCCAAACGCCACCCACGCCATGCATGCACTCTTAAAGAAAGCCACATTAAAGAAATGGACAACTTAAGAAAGACCAACAATTAAACATTCATATCCTCCACTTTTTCCTTATCCAGACTAAAGTTTTCAAGTACCAATAAGAACCccctttattttcttatttgacaAAACCTCTTTAAATTACACAATTAAATGAATGGGGCCCAAATCACGCCCTTGCTTAGCTGCtctaaaaagatttttatattgaaaaaattagaaTACATGAATAAAGGGAAAAGAACTACCATTTCTCTTTGATTTATGGATTGATATTTGCTTTTAAATAATGACAcctaataattaatatttttttttgttcctatgATCAATATGAATTTATTAGGACACCAACTCTAAAATGCAATTAACATAAACGGATACCTGAGATTGATATCAATTATCCCATGAATACAGCTTTATCAATTAAGGGCTCCACTGACCTCATGAATAGACTAAATCATacgttcatcaaaaaaagaaaagaaaaaaaaaatagactaaATCATACAgctaattacaaaatttatagttttaaattaTGTACCCCAAATGGGTCAATAGAGATACATGTAATGAACTTTACATCACAGTAACACAAATGGAAAACCCAGTTGGTATTTTCCCACATCACACATCAAACAAAATGctctaaaactaaaagaaaatctaaaaaaaaatgaattacagtaaaatagaaacaaacaaaaaaggagTGCGCACATCTCGAGCCAGTGGTGGTTTGTCAAGCAGTACTCTTCATTTATGCAGCAGCTTTTTGTGAAATCAAATTGGAAGGATCCTAACTATTAAATAAAGACGTGGTCCAAATAATTCGTTTCTattataactattaaattatttttaaaataaaaatactaaaaaataaaaaagtaaaaaaagcaAGACAATATATTTCAACTTTTGCTTTTTAAGCATCCAGAATTTTGGGTAACAACTCAATTATGAGATGCAACTGTGTTCCTCAAGCTGTACATATTAAAATGGACCTCTGTATGAACAATGCTATAAGAAAAGCCTCTCAAGTATCtaaaaaatactacaaaaatCTATAAGAAAAGCAAAAGCAGGACAATATATTTGAACTTACTTTGAAAgcattcaaaattttgggtaacTACTCAACCATGAGAAGCAACAGAATTCTCAAGCTGTATATATTAAAATGGCTTTCTATATATACAAGACTATACTCTCAAAGTAGCTAAAAAAAACCATTGAAAATTTAGAAGATAAACTAATTTGCAACCAAATCTTTTCCCactttaataaatataaaaaccaCCATGACTATAACCAACGTGCATACCACAACTACTTCCTCTTCATATACACCATATCCCTACAACTACACCAACAACAAACACCTCTCATTTTAGACCATTTATCCATCCTTTTGCTATAATCACCAAAGCTCCGGTAATTAATCAAACACATTAGGCATACAAAACAAAGTCGCCAAGACCAGCACCAGCAATGCCCATAGACTTCAAGGATGACCTCAATTCCTTCCATAGAATTAACAACTAAAATTTGTCATAATTAATATATGATACCATAACTAAGTTGGGTAATTCTTCTGCAATCTCATCAATTTCTCTTCACTCGTTGAATGCTTCATCAATTTGAGGCTTTGATAAACACTTGATGCCACAGAAAAATGATGCCAATGGCCCAATACAAGAACAAGGAAGTAAATGGACATAGCATATTGCTACCTAAATAAATCTCCAAACAGTAGCACAGAGTGCATTGAGTTTGGCTCCCCCACCCAAAGCACTTTACATAAGTATCAGCCATGAAAcacatataaaacaaaaaaaaaaaaatacaa
Protein-coding regions in this window:
- the LOC115989553 gene encoding LEAF RUST 10 DISEASE-RESISTANCE LOCUS RECEPTOR-LIKE PROTEIN KINASE-like 2.3, yielding MALVYLFVFFVLSHLLVHSAEEGNWNHPNCPFFHCGKFGSIGFPFTNSINSYCGLFPVDCDETTPLIQLGRDGKSYNVLNISQSNTSYATIRVKDQVLQEHLNLRRCKLLSTLTFPNSPFVSFEVTTPNQTLFKCKHTLNLTTPRNFKNTSCNDYNIYYSHSNHTSPSFPPECSIIQLPKSGTSPADADLYALLTADFNLEVHVSRDCISCYNRGGQCQNSGGEEFNCASAKKGTGFNKRAIVITLVTSLSGIGVLVVIICYFLGKLSFNKIWNKENPTYQNVKAFLGSHGPLGIRRYKYSDIKKITNSFKDKLGQGGYGDVYKGKLQDGCFVAVKVLKESKGNGEEFLNEVASISRTSHVNIVTLMGFCFEESKRALIYEFVPNGSLEKFIYKENPSNVDIQLGWETLYNIAIGIGQGLEYLHKGCNTRILHFDIKPHNILLDENFNPKISDFGLAKICPREKSIISMVGARGTIGYIAPEVFCRNFGGVSHKSDVYSYGMMVLEMVGVKNIDVSGDCTSEVYFPHWIYKRLELKEELGLKGILNEADQDGAMKMIIVSLWCIQTNPTNRPPMSIVVDMLEGSLNSLQIPPNPFLSSPPRSPISSLQYDSKSSNTSLPPRQTLSLGGNEICEM